In Pseudanabaena galeata CCNP1313, one genomic interval encodes:
- a CDS encoding ABC transporter substrate-binding protein produces the protein MNVKLPSRRRFLFSISLFSLSLITACSSSVVSNPTDQASSSGNKKVIRIAIATQDQTINTATGGPVIREEKLLEKYLPTTGKYENVEYKIEWSSHTSGPPINNKMLANQVDIGMMGDFPLVINMNTFRDKGAGINSIYIATLSYGATGAGNAVMVPKDSPIKSIADLRGKQVSVPFGSAAHGMLLGALKKEGINPETEVKLVSQAPEVGGTSLKTNQIDAHANFVPFGELFPLRGFARKIFDGAELGVPTFHGVVVRSDFAKEHPELVVAYLKALLAANQMVREQPEAIAAKMEKWTSVEKEAVYMFIGPNGLQQISPAILPVHLEAMTNSINTLKQLGRMDAKVDAAEITKLTDDSYLKLAAKEMGLNYDEMIAKAEKFPISGEDAETKQAITEPKLAAQVWVEGEEKIRNFASIKNMVTAVSKLKAEGKQAKSTVFVHDFNKGWKLLAANSFFVRKGDDIAAFLTEKDALAYAASQGAQVLSFDAL, from the coding sequence ATGAATGTAAAGCTGCCCTCTCGTAGAAGATTTTTATTTTCTATCTCATTGTTTTCTTTGAGTTTAATCACAGCCTGTAGCAGTAGTGTTGTCAGTAATCCGACTGATCAAGCTAGTTCTTCAGGCAACAAAAAAGTAATTCGGATTGCGATCGCAACTCAAGATCAAACCATTAATACTGCGACAGGCGGCCCCGTTATTCGGGAAGAAAAGCTTCTTGAAAAGTATTTGCCGACGACAGGTAAATATGAGAATGTCGAATACAAAATTGAATGGTCGAGCCATACATCTGGCCCCCCAATTAATAACAAGATGTTGGCTAATCAAGTTGACATTGGCATGATGGGTGACTTTCCCTTAGTCATCAATATGAATACATTCAGAGACAAAGGTGCTGGAATTAATAGTATTTATATTGCTACCCTATCCTATGGTGCAACTGGAGCAGGCAATGCGGTCATGGTTCCCAAGGATAGTCCGATCAAGAGCATTGCGGATTTAAGAGGAAAGCAAGTCTCAGTTCCCTTTGGCTCGGCAGCGCACGGTATGTTGTTGGGCGCTTTAAAGAAGGAAGGGATTAATCCTGAGACTGAAGTCAAGCTAGTCAGCCAAGCACCTGAAGTTGGCGGTACGAGTTTGAAGACTAATCAGATTGATGCCCATGCTAACTTTGTACCCTTTGGTGAGCTATTCCCTTTACGCGGTTTTGCCCGTAAGATCTTTGATGGTGCGGAGTTAGGCGTACCCACATTTCACGGTGTCGTAGTGCGTTCTGACTTTGCCAAAGAGCATCCTGAACTAGTTGTTGCTTACCTAAAGGCTCTCTTGGCAGCTAATCAAATGGTGCGCGAACAGCCTGAAGCGATCGCTGCAAAAATGGAGAAGTGGACAAGCGTAGAAAAAGAAGCTGTCTATATGTTCATTGGACCCAATGGTTTACAGCAAATCAGTCCTGCAATTCTTCCTGTCCATTTAGAAGCGATGACCAACAGCATCAATACCCTCAAGCAACTCGGTAGAATGGATGCCAAGGTTGATGCTGCGGAAATCACGAAGCTCACCGATGACAGCTACTTAAAACTTGCTGCCAAAGAAATGGGGCTGAACTATGACGAAATGATAGCCAAGGCAGAAAAGTTCCCAATTTCTGGTGAAGATGCGGAAACCAAGCAAGCAATTACTGAGCCGAAACTAGCGGCACAGGTTTGGGTTGAGGGTGAAGAGAAGATCAGAAACTTCGCTTCTATCAAAAATATGGTAACGGCAGTGTCAAAACTGAAAGCTGAAGGCAAACAAGCCAAAAGCACTGTGTTTGTGCATGATTTCAACAAAGGCTGGAAATTACTAGCTGCAAATTCCTTCTTTGTGCGTAAAGGTGATGATATTGCCGCATTCCTGACTGAAAAGGATGCTCTAGCCTATGCAGCAAGCCAAGGTGCTCAGGTTCTCTCCTTTGACGCGCTCTAG
- a CDS encoding sucrose synthase, with the protein MHKLIQAILNSDERNTLEQLVTNLRDNGKRYFLRNEILQTFTELCQQLPQHTQAYHSSSLSQLINYIHELILDENLDNSLNENLKENSVWLVLRPWIGSQQVWKLTADLTKETQMDVHELLNLRDRLVNREQPHILNIDFNPFYEGSPRISDPRNMGQGLTFLSNYLCNKLTSDFPHWVEALFMSLHILEHDRMQLLINAHIKSGVELAKQVKLALKLLDRVDASLPYAKVHSDLQALGFEAGWGDTVGRTREMMELLHHLLEDPEPAILDTFVSRVPAIFSVVSISIHGWIGQESTLGLPETCSQAAYVLEQARSIEQQIHMNIQQSGLDLLGIRPQVIILTRLIPNCMETQSHLDWEKIEGTDNAWFLRVPFQKFNPAVTDHWISKSEIWPYLESFAVDAERELIAKLGGKPNLIIGHYSDGNLVATLLANRLNAIHCQIAHSLEKPKHLFSNLYWQDLDSQYHFSSQFTAELIGMNAADFIITSSYQEIMGTPESVGQYDSYQCFTMPNLYHVTNGIDLFSPRFNRVPPGVNEQIFFPYHQLENRDLEQRNRIQSLLFNQENRHVFGHLVQPNLRPILAVAKITTIKNLTGLVECFGRSSELQKECNLILVTDALEVGDVSDSDAKELAKLHTLIYQYNLHGNIRWLGMRLINSDMGEVYRAIADRQGIFIHFAKFESCGRTILEAMISGLPTFATEFGGCLEIIQDGINGLHINPLDLNGTAKKILQFLNQCKSDREYWTQISELAIQRIQEQYNWQDHTQKLLLLAKIYSFWDCIYSDNREARQHYLEALFYLLYKPRAEQILAEHMQR; encoded by the coding sequence ATGCATAAACTAATCCAAGCAATTTTGAATAGTGACGAGAGAAATACTCTAGAGCAGCTAGTTACAAATTTACGCGACAATGGGAAGCGCTACTTCTTGCGAAATGAGATTCTCCAAACATTTACAGAGCTTTGTCAACAATTACCACAGCACACTCAAGCCTATCACAGTTCTTCTCTAAGTCAGTTGATCAACTATATCCACGAATTAATTTTGGATGAGAATTTAGATAATAGCTTAAATGAGAATTTAAAAGAAAACAGTGTTTGGTTAGTGCTGCGTCCTTGGATTGGTAGCCAGCAAGTGTGGAAGCTAACCGCAGATCTCACCAAAGAAACTCAGATGGACGTTCATGAACTATTAAATCTACGCGATCGCCTAGTTAATCGAGAACAGCCTCACATTCTCAATATTGACTTTAATCCTTTCTATGAAGGCTCTCCACGCATTAGCGATCCGCGAAATATGGGGCAGGGACTAACGTTTCTTAGCAACTACCTATGCAACAAGCTAACGAGCGATTTCCCTCACTGGGTAGAGGCGCTATTCATGTCTCTGCATATACTTGAACATGACAGAATGCAGCTACTGATCAATGCTCACATTAAGTCAGGTGTCGAACTAGCTAAACAGGTAAAACTTGCGCTCAAACTTTTAGATCGAGTAGATGCTAGTCTTCCCTATGCAAAAGTGCATAGTGATCTCCAAGCCCTTGGATTTGAGGCAGGGTGGGGAGATACGGTTGGACGTACTCGCGAAATGATGGAACTGCTCCATCATCTACTTGAAGATCCCGAACCTGCTATTTTGGATACCTTCGTATCACGAGTTCCTGCAATCTTCAGTGTAGTATCTATTTCCATTCATGGATGGATCGGTCAAGAAAGTACTTTGGGACTGCCAGAAACTTGCAGTCAAGCCGCCTATGTGCTGGAGCAAGCCCGCAGTATTGAGCAACAAATCCATATGAATATCCAACAGTCGGGACTAGACTTGCTGGGTATTCGTCCGCAAGTGATTATCCTCACGCGCCTGATACCTAATTGTATGGAAACGCAATCCCATTTAGATTGGGAAAAGATTGAAGGCACTGACAATGCTTGGTTTCTGCGCGTACCCTTTCAGAAATTTAATCCCGCCGTGACCGATCATTGGATTTCTAAGTCTGAGATTTGGCCCTATCTCGAAAGCTTCGCAGTAGATGCAGAAAGGGAACTAATCGCGAAACTAGGCGGCAAACCAAATTTAATCATTGGCCACTACAGCGATGGAAATTTGGTGGCTACGCTATTAGCGAATCGGCTCAACGCCATCCATTGCCAAATTGCCCATTCCCTAGAAAAACCGAAGCATCTATTTAGTAACCTTTATTGGCAGGATTTAGATTCCCAGTATCACTTTTCATCCCAGTTTACGGCGGAGCTAATTGGTATGAATGCGGCTGACTTCATTATCACCTCATCCTATCAAGAAATCATGGGAACGCCAGAAAGTGTTGGTCAATATGATTCCTATCAATGCTTTACGATGCCAAATTTGTATCATGTCACGAACGGCATTGACTTGTTCAGTCCGAGGTTCAATCGCGTCCCGCCAGGAGTGAATGAGCAAATATTTTTCCCTTATCATCAGCTCGAAAATCGCGATCTTGAGCAGCGCAACCGCATTCAATCGTTACTCTTTAATCAGGAAAACAGGCATGTTTTCGGTCATCTAGTCCAGCCCAATCTACGCCCAATCCTTGCTGTGGCAAAGATCACTACAATTAAAAATCTGACTGGTTTAGTAGAATGCTTTGGGCGTAGCTCAGAATTGCAGAAAGAATGCAACCTGATTTTAGTTACGGATGCTTTAGAGGTTGGTGATGTCAGTGACTCCGATGCAAAGGAACTGGCTAAACTGCATACTCTAATTTATCAATACAATCTCCATGGGAATATTCGCTGGTTAGGTATGCGTCTTATCAATAGTGATATGGGAGAAGTCTATCGGGCGATCGCCGATCGCCAAGGAATCTTCATACATTTTGCTAAGTTTGAGTCTTGTGGGCGTACCATTCTCGAAGCGATGATTTCTGGACTGCCCACCTTTGCCACTGAGTTTGGCGGTTGCTTAGAAATTATCCAAGATGGCATCAATGGCTTACATATCAATCCCTTGGACTTGAATGGCACTGCAAAAAAGATTTTGCAATTTCTCAATCAATGTAAAAGCGATCGCGAATACTGGACTCAGATTTCTGAACTTGCGATTCAACGCATTCAAGAGCAGTATAACTGGCAAGATCATACCCAAAAGCTGCTTCTGTTAGCCAAGATTTACAGCTTTTGGGACTGTATCTACTCAGACAACCGTGAGGCGAGGCAACATTATCTAGAAGCCCTCTTCTATTTGCTCTACAAACCTCGCGCCGAACAGATTTTAGCAGAACATATGCAGCGATAA
- a CDS encoding phosphoketolase family protein, protein METTTLLLEKKANTLSSELLVKIDAYWRAANYLSVGQIYLLDNPLLQRPLVPTDIKHMLLGHWGTTPGQNFIYVHLNRVIKKYDLNMIYVSGPGHGGPALVGNTYLEGTYSEIYPHISQDAAGLQKLFKQFSFPGGIPSHVSPECPGSIHEGGELGYSLSHSFGAVFDNPDLVVACVIGDGEAETGPLATSWQSNKFLNPITDGAVLPILHLNGYKIATPTILARIEPEELDQFLRGNGWTPYYVEGQEPMLMHESMATTLDRVIADIKRIQYEARVNGNSKRPRWPMIVLRSPKGWTGPKWVDGLQIEGSFRAHQVPLSDPRSHPEHLQQLEAWLRSYRPEELFDEQGRLKPELAELAPKGDRRMGANPHANGGMLLHDLIMPDFRDYAVQVTSLGAVNASDTHELGVFLRDVAKLNQSQRNFRIFGADVTLSDRLGAIFEVTNRQWEARTQENDEFLAQEGRVMEMLSEHQCEGWLEGYLLTGRHGVFNSYEAFIHIVDSMFNQHAKWLNVSLELPWRRKIASLNYLLASHVWQQMHNGLTHQDPGFIDLVMNKKASVVRVYLPPDANCLLSVWDHCLRSRHYVNVVIAGKYQAPQWLTMEEAVKHCTAGLGIWDWASSDRGGEPDVVMACCGDVPTLETLAAVSILRKHLPTLKIRVVNVVDLMRLQTESEHPHGLSDRDFDQLFTQNKPVIFAFHAYPWLIHRLTYRRTNHSNIHVRGYKEEGTITTPFDMTVLNDLDRFHLVMDVTNRLPHLGAEGTDLKQAMQAKLVQHRQYINQNGQDLPEIRNWKWGQNENNS, encoded by the coding sequence ATGGAAACTACTACACTTCTCCTAGAGAAGAAGGCAAATACACTTTCTTCAGAACTGCTCGTCAAAATTGATGCTTATTGGCGAGCCGCTAATTATCTATCAGTTGGGCAAATTTATCTTTTAGACAATCCCCTGCTCCAACGCCCGTTAGTACCGACAGACATCAAGCATATGCTACTCGGACATTGGGGGACGACACCAGGTCAGAATTTTATCTATGTGCATTTGAATCGGGTCATCAAAAAATACGACCTCAACATGATCTATGTCTCTGGTCCTGGACATGGCGGCCCTGCCCTCGTTGGCAACACCTACCTTGAGGGAACTTACAGCGAGATCTATCCCCACATCAGTCAGGATGCGGCTGGGTTGCAAAAGCTTTTCAAACAGTTCTCTTTCCCAGGAGGCATTCCCAGTCACGTCTCGCCAGAATGTCCTGGTTCGATCCATGAGGGCGGTGAGTTGGGCTATTCCCTCAGCCATTCCTTCGGCGCGGTGTTCGACAATCCCGATCTCGTCGTGGCTTGCGTAATTGGCGATGGTGAGGCAGAAACTGGACCACTGGCTACCTCGTGGCAGTCCAATAAATTCCTAAATCCCATCACCGACGGTGCGGTGCTGCCGATCCTGCATCTCAATGGCTATAAGATCGCCACTCCGACTATCTTAGCGCGGATCGAACCAGAAGAACTCGATCAGTTCCTGCGCGGCAATGGCTGGACACCTTACTACGTTGAGGGACAGGAACCGATGCTAATGCACGAGTCCATGGCGACGACCCTAGATCGGGTGATCGCCGACATCAAACGCATCCAGTACGAAGCCCGCGTCAACGGCAACAGCAAGCGTCCGCGCTGGCCAATGATTGTGCTGCGATCGCCAAAGGGTTGGACGGGGCCAAAGTGGGTTGATGGTTTGCAAATCGAGGGATCGTTTCGGGCGCATCAAGTACCGCTCTCCGATCCGCGATCGCATCCCGAACACCTTCAACAGCTTGAAGCATGGCTGCGTAGTTACCGACCAGAGGAACTCTTTGACGAACAAGGGAGGTTAAAGCCAGAGTTGGCAGAACTTGCGCCCAAAGGCGATCGGCGTATGGGTGCTAATCCCCATGCCAACGGCGGAATGCTGCTGCATGACCTGATCATGCCAGACTTTCGGGACTACGCGGTGCAAGTAACTTCCCTTGGGGCGGTGAACGCATCCGATACCCATGAATTAGGCGTGTTCCTGCGCGACGTGGCAAAACTCAATCAATCGCAACGTAATTTTCGGATCTTCGGGGCTGACGTGACACTTTCTGATCGATTGGGAGCCATATTCGAGGTGACAAATCGGCAATGGGAAGCTCGCACTCAGGAAAACGACGAGTTTCTCGCCCAAGAGGGGCGCGTCATGGAGATGTTGAGCGAACACCAATGTGAAGGTTGGCTAGAAGGCTATCTGCTCACGGGGCGGCATGGGGTGTTTAACAGTTATGAAGCTTTCATTCACATTGTTGATTCGATGTTCAACCAGCACGCCAAGTGGTTGAATGTCTCATTGGAGCTACCGTGGCGGCGCAAAATTGCATCGCTAAACTACCTACTGGCTTCCCATGTCTGGCAACAAATGCACAATGGGCTGACCCATCAAGATCCTGGGTTCATCGATCTAGTCATGAACAAAAAAGCTTCCGTGGTGCGCGTTTACCTGCCGCCTGATGCCAACTGCCTGCTGTCGGTTTGGGATCATTGTTTACGCAGCCGCCATTATGTCAACGTGGTGATCGCGGGTAAGTATCAAGCCCCGCAATGGCTAACGATGGAGGAAGCGGTCAAACATTGTACCGCAGGGCTTGGGATTTGGGACTGGGCTAGTAGCGATCGCGGTGGTGAACCCGATGTGGTCATGGCTTGCTGTGGCGATGTGCCTACCCTAGAGACCCTAGCTGCTGTTTCCATCCTCAGAAAGCATCTTCCGACCCTAAAAATCCGTGTGGTCAATGTCGTTGACCTGATGCGATTGCAAACGGAAAGCGAGCATCCTCACGGACTCAGCGATCGCGATTTCGACCAACTTTTCACTCAGAATAAACCCGTCATCTTCGCTTTTCATGCCTACCCTTGGCTGATCCATCGGCTCACCTATCGCCGCACCAACCACAGCAATATCCATGTGCGCGGCTATAAGGAAGAAGGCACGATCACTACCCCCTTTGATATGACGGTGCTGAACGACCTCGATCGCTTTCATTTGGTGATGGATGTGACTAATCGCCTACCGCATTTAGGGGCTGAAGGAACTGACCTGAAGCAAGCGATGCAAGCCAAACTGGTTCAGCACAGGCAGTACATCAACCAGAACGGTCAGGACTTGCCAGAAATTCGTAACTGGAAGTGGGGACAGAACGAGAATAATTCGTAA
- a CDS encoding polyphosphate kinase 2 family protein, translated as MTVHQFDNLFPIKKLDDLIRPFIVPPERKISLANDYDPDYKADHLKKSKAKGQLKEGIKALAEYQDVLYAQNTHAVLIIFQAMDAAGKDSTIKHVMSGINPQGCQVHSFKAPSIEELNHGYLWRCSKALPERGKIGIFNRSYYEEILVTRVHPEILEQRPLSVSLIDNDIWNRRFEEINNFEKYLVDNGTIILKFFLNVSKEEQKERFLERINRPEKNWKFSVNDAKARSFWDDYMSVYEDMFNHTSTKYAPWYIIPADRKWFTRLVVAGIIYTKLQELDLKYPKVSKEKHQELLDAKKILEIQK; from the coding sequence ATGACAGTTCATCAATTTGATAATTTATTCCCAATCAAAAAACTTGACGATTTAATTCGTCCTTTTATTGTGCCACCAGAACGAAAAATTTCTCTTGCCAACGACTATGATCCCGATTACAAAGCCGATCACCTCAAAAAGTCGAAAGCTAAAGGTCAATTAAAAGAAGGTATTAAAGCCTTAGCTGAATATCAGGATGTTCTCTACGCCCAAAACACCCATGCTGTGCTAATTATCTTTCAGGCTATGGATGCGGCTGGTAAAGACAGCACGATTAAACACGTAATGTCAGGTATTAATCCTCAAGGATGTCAGGTGCATAGCTTTAAAGCTCCATCGATAGAAGAGTTAAATCATGGCTATTTGTGGCGATGTTCTAAGGCTTTACCCGAAAGAGGGAAAATTGGGATTTTTAATCGATCTTATTATGAAGAAATCTTAGTAACAAGAGTGCATCCAGAAATCCTAGAGCAGCGACCGCTCTCTGTCAGTTTAATTGACAATGATATTTGGAATCGCCGCTTTGAAGAAATCAACAATTTTGAGAAGTATCTGGTCGATAATGGAACGATCATTCTTAAGTTTTTCCTCAATGTATCCAAAGAGGAGCAGAAAGAACGTTTTCTCGAACGGATTAATCGCCCTGAAAAGAATTGGAAATTTTCAGTAAATGATGCGAAAGCGCGGAGCTTTTGGGATGACTACATGAGTGTCTATGAGGATATGTTCAATCACACCAGTACAAAATATGCTCCTTGGTACATCATCCCCGCCGATCGCAAATGGTTTACGCGGCTGGTCGTAGCTGGCATTATTTATACCAAGTTGCAAGAATTGGATCTCAAGTATCCAAAGGTCAGTAAAGAAAAACATCAAGAACTTTTAGATGCAAAAAAAATTCTGGAGATCCAGAAATAA
- a CDS encoding ABC transporter permease has translation MSNIPSERSLPIEFWNSFSLSLKSLFGRSSDVVKEPFSARKRNQLFRRILSIVLFFGVWQILCMVKFNFWINFSFLPSPIEVSEATVKFFSTNAMIHIQSSVIRVLAGYFFATILGVGLGILIGWFQKLEDLVFLPLELLRPIPAVAWIPLAILMFPDAESGMIYITFIGAFFPILISTIKGVEGVDMLLLRVGQCLGAGQWYVFKDIVVPGAMPSIASGLVIGMGNCWFCLVTAEILAGRYGIGYITWESYVTSNYPPIVMGMLMIGLMGSLSSCLVERLIHLLMPWRVTKKKTA, from the coding sequence ATGTCTAACATCCCTTCTGAGCGATCGCTACCTATCGAATTTTGGAATAGTTTTAGTTTGTCCCTCAAAAGTTTATTCGGACGCTCATCGGATGTGGTGAAAGAGCCATTTTCGGCACGCAAGCGTAATCAACTATTCAGAAGAATACTATCCATAGTTTTATTTTTCGGTGTTTGGCAAATCCTTTGTATGGTGAAGTTTAATTTCTGGATTAACTTTTCCTTCTTGCCATCGCCCATAGAAGTATCAGAAGCGACGGTCAAGTTTTTCTCGACCAATGCCATGATTCATATTCAATCCAGTGTAATTCGGGTCTTGGCTGGTTATTTCTTTGCCACTATTTTAGGAGTAGGTTTAGGGATTTTGATTGGTTGGTTTCAGAAATTAGAGGATCTCGTATTTCTGCCATTAGAATTACTACGTCCAATTCCTGCGGTAGCTTGGATTCCCTTAGCAATTCTCATGTTTCCTGATGCTGAGTCGGGCATGATTTACATTACCTTTATCGGTGCATTTTTCCCGATTTTGATTAGTACGATTAAGGGAGTAGAGGGAGTGGATATGCTGCTTTTACGGGTTGGTCAATGTTTAGGGGCAGGACAATGGTATGTATTTAAAGATATTGTTGTGCCAGGGGCGATGCCTAGTATTGCTAGCGGTTTGGTCATTGGCATGGGAAATTGCTGGTTTTGCTTGGTAACGGCGGAAATTTTGGCAGGTCGTTATGGCATTGGTTATATCACTTGGGAATCCTATGTTACCTCCAACTATCCACCGATTGTCATGGGTATGTTGATGATTGGTTTGATGGGTTCTCTTAGTTCTTGTTTAGTTGAGCGTTTAATTCATTTGCTGATGCCTTGGCGCGTTACCAAAAAGAAAACTGCTTAA
- a CDS encoding PRC-barrel domain-containing protein gives MLTKAKTLNGYSLNSLDGEIGKVKEFYFDDQYWTIRYLVADTGNWLTGRQVLLSPYALVAVIKEQHDITIDLTKKQIESSPSLSSDKPVSQQFEMSYVGYYGYPMHWSGPYMWGAYPYIQRNPELMTEFNPQKSSWDSHLRSTHEVSGYHIQATDGEIGHIEDFIIDDETWAIRYLIIDTNNWWLGKKILISPQWIEQVSWDESKVFVNHSRETIKRSPEYTDESLLTLDYETKLHLHYNRQVYWVGDLIAKESSH, from the coding sequence ATGTTAACTAAAGCCAAAACACTTAATGGATATAGCTTAAATAGCCTTGATGGGGAAATCGGAAAGGTCAAAGAATTCTACTTCGATGATCAGTATTGGACTATTCGCTATTTAGTCGCTGATACTGGAAACTGGCTTACGGGGAGGCAGGTGTTGCTCTCTCCCTATGCACTGGTCGCAGTGATTAAGGAACAACATGACATCACAATCGATCTGACTAAGAAGCAGATTGAAAGTAGTCCCTCTTTGAGCAGTGACAAGCCCGTCTCCCAGCAATTTGAAATGTCCTACGTTGGGTATTATGGATATCCGATGCATTGGAGTGGACCATATATGTGGGGGGCTTATCCTTACATTCAGCGTAACCCAGAGCTAATGACAGAATTCAATCCACAAAAATCATCGTGGGACTCCCATTTGCGTAGCACCCATGAGGTGAGTGGCTATCACATTCAAGCCACCGATGGTGAGATCGGTCATATTGAGGATTTTATTATTGACGATGAAACATGGGCGATTCGTTATCTCATCATCGATACAAACAACTGGTGGTTAGGGAAAAAGATCCTAATTTCTCCACAATGGATCGAGCAAGTTAGTTGGGATGAATCAAAAGTCTTTGTGAATCATTCTCGCGAGACTATCAAGCGATCGCCAGAATATACAGACGAGTCTCTACTAACTCTCGATTACGAAACTAAATTGCATCTTCATTACAACCGACAAGTATATTGGGTAGGGGACTTGATTGCCAAGGAGTCTTCCCATTGA